From a single Pyxicephalus adspersus chromosome 11, UCB_Pads_2.0, whole genome shotgun sequence genomic region:
- the SIAE gene encoding sialate O-acetylesterase produces MMTSVSFLLLGLSLVTSADAAFRFASYYGDHMVLQQQPSSAVIWGYGELGSQVTVSLIRGLETISKITVAANGEGVWRVQLPPMEYGGPYHLVAQQFAQNISSIHLVDILFGDVWLCSGQSNMEMTVSQMFNASEELKMAADYPYIRLFVAALVQSQTELRDLARVDLPWSLPSAENLGHGDFSYFSAVCWVFGRHLARRLRYPIGLVESSWGGTPVEAWSSKTALKKCGLSGDSGELTESFQFFDTAAGPCEYSVLWNAMIHPLLNMTIKGAIWYQGEQNTAMNTDLYNCTFPALISDWRHSFNEGSHSQTDPNFPFGFVQLSTYQKSQQKDNYPVIRWHQTADYGYVPNPKMPNTFMAVAMDLGDEKSPYGSVHPRDKETVGYRLYLGACAIAYGEKDIPFQGPYPVYIDVYYEYMYMNITYDQQLVIAGSFDNIFEVLCKSSSGESYEWLPIAASFLSVSDKVITVPFVWCSALGVRYAWDDWPCDYKQCPIYSAQQQLPASLFVKYFT; encoded by the exons ATGATGACTTCTGTGTCTTTCCTTCTGCTTGGACTGTCACTTGTCACCAGTGCAG ATGCCGCATTTCGATTTGCTTCATACTATGGCGATCACATGGTTCTGCAGCAGCAGCCGTCTAGTGCGGTCATCTGGGGGTACGGCGAGTTGGGCTCCCAGGTGACGGTTTCACTTATTCGAGGATTGGAAACCATCTCAAAGATAACCGTGGCTGCCAATG GTGAAGGGGTGTGGAGAGTACAGCTGCCCCCTATGGAGTATGGGGGTCCCTACCACCTGGTGGCCCAGCAATTTGCTCAGAACATTAGCAGCATTCACCTGGTGGACATCTTGTTCGGTGATGTCTGGCTGTGCAGCGGACAGAGTAATATGGAGATGACTGTATCGCAG ATGTTCAATGCCAGCGAGGAGCTAAAGATGGCTGCCGATTACCCCTACATACGGCTATTCGTAGCAGCCTTAGTACAATCCCAGACTGAACTTCGAGATCTGGCCAGGGTGGACCTACCGTGGTCCCTGCCGTCTGCTG aaaaccttggaCATGGTGATTTTTCCTACTTCTCCGCTGTGTGCTGGGTGTTTGGGCGTCACTTGGCACGGAGGCTGAGGTATCCAATAGGATTAGTGGAATCCTCTTGGGGGGGCACTCCGGTTGAGGCGTGGTCATCGAAAACGGCTTTGAAGAAATGTGGGCTCTCTGGGGACTCTGGAGAACTAACAGAGAG TTTTCAATTCTTTGACACCGCTGCCGGTCCTTGTGAATACTCCGTTCTATGGAACGCCATGATTCATCCTCTGCTCAACATGACCATTAAAGGAGCGATCTGGTACCAAG GGGAGCAGAACACAGCCATGAACACAGATCTGTATAACTGCACCTTCCCGGCCCTCATCTCAGACTGGAGACACAGCTTTAATGAGGGCTCCCACAGCCAGACGGACCCCAACTTCCCCTTTGGCTTTGTGCAG TTGTCTACATACCAGAAATCCCAACAAAAGGACAATTACCCTGTGATCCGATGGCACCAGACTGCTGATTATGGCTATGTACCCAACCCAAAGATGCCAAACACATTCATGGCTGTCGCCATGGACCTGGGAGATGAAAAGTCACCGTACGGCAG CGTTCACCCTCGGGATAAAGAGACGGTAGGGTACAGACTCTACCTGGGTGCGTGTGCCATTGCCTATGGCGAGAAGGATATCCCATTCCAGGGTCCCTATCCAGTCTATATCGATGTCTATTATGAATACATGTACATGAACATTACATATGACCAGCAGCTCGTCATCGCTGGCAGCTTTGATAATATATTTGAG GTCCTCTGTAAAAGTTCCTCGGGTGAAAGCTACGAGTGGCTTCCCATAGCGGCCTCCTTTCTGAGTGTATCCGATAAAGTCATCACCGTCCCCTTTGTTTGGTGCTCGGCTCTTGGCGTCCGCTATGCCTGGGATGACTGGCCCTGTGACTACAAGCAATGTCCAATCTACAGCGCCCAACAGCAACTTCCCGCTTCTCTCTTTGTGAAATATTTCACTTGA
- the SPA17 gene encoding sperm surface protein Sp17, whose amino-acid sequence MAIPFSNTNYRIPRGFANLLEGLTREVLREQPKDIPLFAAKYFSDLLRNREESGFDPAEWGASLEDRFYNNKSFQHTEENVFTPRSEGVSRIKESITGVEIPQSLEVSLEEEQKNEMQEVPSEEQHKDEAQEVPPEEEHKVLTQDDPSEEEEPKLKQQDVPSEEEHQVQAPEVPSEEKVQTQEVPLEEEEHKLQQQDVPSEEEEPKIQPQDISPSTQLSEEGKHKETEGSLQDQAATVIQAAVRGHLVRHGAKQLREEEAGNKLNISEPPASDVTSTTQDEDQETARTDVDSATHPELQRVGSAAMLQDISDPEESHEGPTHVTSDSVLQEQHESEQEDRLQVEKEEAEDNEVTSEAMTGDDGVQAADNGDEMSPEHPEAVEPSYSRTEPGADLGTKPQIHDGEQNEEPEALTVTAEQNVQDDSDHIHETTEEEDRNDQTAETAEQHIAEDITEQTAEQSDVVDMAEATGHSNVEDSNDHITETTKLPEIEDSNGATEATDREETGEQKKEINEDQPASAPIPEEESPGGEVMSIKL is encoded by the exons ATGGCCATTCCCTTTTCCAACACAAATTATCGCATCCCTCGCGGGTTTGCCAATCTCCTGGAAGGGCTGACCAGAGAGGTCCTACGGGAGCAGCCAAAGGATATCCCGCTGTTTGCTGCCAAATACTTTTCAGATCTTCTGAGAAATAGAGAAG AAAGTGGCTTTGATCCAGCAGAATGgggggcatcactggaggacaggTTCTACAACAATAAATCTTTCCAG CATACAGAGGAGAATGTATTCACTCCACGTTCTGAAGGTGTCAGTCGTATTAAAGAAAGTATCACAGGTGTGGAAATTCCGCAGTCACTGGAAGTCTCATTAGAAGAGGAACAGAAGAATGAGATGCAAGAGGTCCCTTCAGAGGAGCAACACAAGGATGAGGCACAAGAGGTCCCACCAGAAGAGGAACATAAAGTTTTGACACAAGATGACCCATCAGAGGAGGAGGAACCCAAGCTCAAGCAACAAGATGTCCCATCAGAGGAGGAACACCAGGTTCAGGCACCAGAAGTCCCATCAGAGGAGAAGGTTCAGACACAGGAGGTCCCATTAGAAGAGGAGGAACACAAGCTTCAGCAGCAAGATGTCCCATCTGAGGAGGAGGAACCAAAGATACAGCCACAAGATATATCACCATCCACCCAACTATCCGAGGAGGGGAAACACAAG GAAACCGAGGGGTCACTCCAAGACCAGGCTGCCACAGTCATCCAAGCTGCTGTCCGGGGTCATCTAGTCAGACATGGAGCGAAGCAGCTTCGAGAGGAAGAAGCAGGAAACAA GTTGAATATCTCAGAACCTCCAGCATCAGATGTGACCTCAACTACCCAGGATGAAGATCAGGAGACAGCCAGAACTGACGTAGATTCTGCAACACACCCAGAACTCCAACGTGTTGGATCTGCAGCCATGTTACAAGACATCTCTGATCCTGAGGAATCTCATGAAGGTCCAACACATGTCACCTCAGACTCTGTTCTGCAAGAACAACACGAGAGTGAACAGGAAGATAGACTTCAGGTGGAGAAGGAAGAGGCTGAGGATAATGAGGTGACCAGTGAGGCAATGACAGGTGATGATGGGGTGCAGGCTGCTGATAATGGAGATGAGATGTCTCCAGAACATCCTGAGGCTGTAGAACCTTCCTATTCTAGAACTGAACCAGGTGCTGATCTAGGGACAAAGCCACAGATCCATGATGGGGAACAAAATGAAGAACCCGAGGCATTGACTGTAACAGCTGAGCAGAACGTACAAGATGACAGTGATCACATTCATGAAACCACTGAAGAGGAGGACAGAAATGACCAGACAGCAGAGACAGCTGAACAGCATATTGCAGAGGACATTACTGAGCAGACGGCTGAACAGAGTGATGTAGTGGACATGGCCGAGGCCACCGGACACTCCAATGTGGAGGATTCCAATGACCACATAACTGAGACCACTAAACTGCCTGAAATAGAGGACTCAAATGGGGCAACTGAGGCCACTGATCGGGAGGAAACCggggaacagaaaaaagaaattaatgaaGAC